The segment GCCGGCGTAGCCAGCACCTTGTAGACATCCTCGCGCTTGACACCATCGGCCAGCAGCGCGAACTCCAGGTTGTACACCGCCCGCTTGCGCAGCCCGCGCTTGCCGGGGAAGCGTTGCACATCCCAGAAGTCCGCCCAGGACTTCGGCGCTTCCGCCAGCTTGCCGGCGTCATAGGCCAGCGCCACGCTCCAGACCATGGTGGCCGACCCGCATTCCTGGGCCGCATCGGCGATCAACTGGTCGACACCGCCTATGCGCTGCCAGTCCAGGCGCTCGAACAGGCCTTCCTCGCAGCCACGCACCAGGTCCGGCGCCTCGATCTCCACCAGGTCCCAGTCGACGCTGCCGGTATCGGCCATCACCTTGATCCGGGCCATCTCGCCGTTGTATTCGCCCTCCGCCAGCGGCGCTCCGCTGGCCTTGGCGAAGGGTTTGAAAAAGGCGTCGCTCAGGGCCTTTTGCCCTGCTCCGCCGTAGCCCACCACCACCATGCTGTCAGCCGCCTGGACGCTTCCCAGGCTACAAGCGAGCGCCAAGCCGGCGAGCAGACGGCCCGCGTGGCTGGAAGCAGGAACGGAACAAGGATGAGGGCGCTTGCTCAGGTGAGGGACGAAAGACTGCCGCATGGTGCTTCTCCTCTTTGTTGTTGTGATGAAGCCTGCCCGGCTCGGGCTGACAGGAAGCTAAGCCCGGGTAAAGTAAAAAAACAAGTTGATTTTTTACTTAAGGTAAACTTCCATGGGCTCACAAAAACAAGCGGGACCTCAGGTCCTCAGGAGCCTCCCATGTCCAGCGCCACCTTCCCGCACCTTTTCGAGCCCCTGGAAATCCGCGGCAAACGCCTGAAGAACCGGATCATGTCCAGCGGCCACGACACCTCGATGCCCGCCGACAACCTGGTCAACGAGCAGCTCATCGCCTATCACAGCGCCCGCGCCAGGGGTGGGGTCGGCCTGATCGTGCTGCAGGTGGCCGGGGTGCACGACAGCGCGCGCTACACCTCCCATGTGCTGATGGCCACCGACGATGCCTGCATCGAGGGCTACCGCCGCCTGGCCGACGCCTGCCATGCCGAAGGCACGGTGGTGCTCTCCCAGGTGTTCCACCCGGGCCGTGAAATCATGGAATCCAGCGATGGTCTGCTGACGGTGGCCTGGTCCGCCTCGGCCTCGCCCAACGAGCGTTTCCGCGTGATGCCGCGTGCCCTGGATCAGGGGATGATCGACGAGATCGTCGCCGGCTACGGTGCCGCCGCCAGGCGCCTGTGCGCAGCCGGACTGGACGGCGTGGAAATCGTCGCCAGCCACGGCTACCTGCCCGCGCAGTTCCTCAACCCTCGCGTGAATCGCCGTGAAGACGGTTACAACGGCGACCTCGACGCCCGCCTGCGCTTCATCCGCGAAGTGATCCAGGCCGTCCGCGCCAACTGCCCGGACGACTTCATCGTCGGGATGCGCATCTCCGCCGACGAACGCGACCCGGAAGGCCTGACCGAAGACGAATCCCTCGCGGCCGCCCTCGCCCTGCAAGGGCAACTCGACTACCTGCACCTGGTGGCCGGCACCTCGGCCTCGGTCGGCGGCGCCATCCATATCGTCCCGCCCATGGCCATCGAAGCCGCTTACCTCGCCCCCACCGCCGGGAGTTTCAAGGCGCGACTGGACATCCCGCTGTTCGTCACCGGGCGGATCAACCAGCCCCAGGAAGCCGAAGCCATCCTCGCCCGGGGCCAGGCGGATGTCTGCGGCATGACCCGCGCCCTGATCTGCGACCCGCAGATGCCGAACAAGGCCGCCACCGGCCGCAGCGACGACGTGCGTGCCTGCATCGCCTGCAACCAGGCGTGCATCGGCCACTTCCATCGCGGCTATCCCATTTCCTGCATCCAGCACCCGGAAACCGGTCGCGAACTGATCTATGCGCAATCCAACCCGGCAACCGAGCGCAAGCACGTGATGGTGGTGGGCGGTGGCCCCGCCGGCATGAAGGCCGCGGCTGTGGCGGCCCGGCGTGGCCATGAAGTGACCCTCTATGAGGCCGGCAACCAGCTCGGCGGCCAGGTCCTGCTGGCACAGCTGCTGCCTCGCCGCGCGGAGTTCGGCGGCGCGGCCACCAACCTTCAGCGCGAAATGGAGCTGGCCGGCGTGCAGGTGGTCCGCAATGTCCGTGTCGACCGCGCCCTGGTGGAGCGCGAGCGCCCCGATCTGGTCATCCTCGCCACCGGCGCCAGGCCCTACTGGCCACCATTCGAGCGCGGCGGCGAGCTGCAGGTGGTGGATGCCTGGCAGGTGCTGCGTGACGAGGTGCAACCGGGCCGTTCGGTGCTGGTCACCGACTGGCGCGGCGACTGGATCGCCCCCGGCATCGCCGAGCGCCTGGCGCGCAATGGCCACCAGGTGCGCCTCGCGGTGAACGGCACCCACTGCGGGGAAAGCCTGCCCCTCTATGTGCGCGACCAGATGGCCGGTGAGCTGCACAAGCTGGGCATCCCGATCACGCCTTACGCACGTCTCTACGGTTGCGATGACAGCACGGTGTACATGATGCATTCCGCCTGTGGCGAACCGATGCTGTTCGAAGACGTGGACACCCTGGTGCTCTGCCAGGGCCACCAGCCGGTGGACGACCTGGGCAGCACGCTGCAAGGCCTGGTGGAGTTCCGCCGCATCGGCGACTGCCTGGCACCGCGCTCGGTGGAGGAAGCCATTTACGAGGGACTGAAGGTCGCCTGGGATATCTGAGTGTCACCGGTGATCGCGGCTGCCCTACAATGCCGCGATCCCGCGTCCCCATGGAGGGAACCATGAGCCCCAGCCTGCCATCGCCGAACGCCAACGCCGAGAGCCAGTTCCTCGGAACGCGCATCCGCGCGCTACGCAAACGCCGGGGCCTGACCCTCACCGAACTGGCCGAGCAGAGCAAGCTCACCGCCGGCTACATCAGCCAGCTGGAACGCAACCTGGCCTATCCTTCCATCCCCGCGCTGTTCAACATCGCCCGCAGCCTGGGCGTGACCATCCAGTGGTTCTTCGCCAGCGAAGCGCCCACCAGCGAAGCCGACCGTGGCTACGTCGTACGCCGTAACGCCCGCACCAGCCTGCACTACGAGGACGGTATCACCGACGAACTGCTCAGCCCGCAGCCGCTGCGCCAGCTGGAGATGCTCCACTCGCGCTTCCCGCCGGGTACCTACAGTGAAGAAAGCTACAGCCACGAAGGCGAGGAAGCCGGCTACGTGCTGAGTGGCGAATTCGAACTCTGGGTCGGCAACCGCCATTTCCTCCTGCAGGAGGGCGACAGCTTCAGCTTCTCCAGCCAGGAGCCGCACCGCTACGGCAACCCCGGAGAGAAGGATGCGCTGATCCTCTGGGTGATCACCCCGCCGACGTTCTAGCTATCCGGCATCCTTGCGTGGGAGCGAATTCATTGGCGAATGAATTCCCTCCCACAGGGTGTTTCTCACAGCAACCGCGCAATCCCGCCCAGCAACCGCTCCAGCGCCCCCTGATTGGCCTTGAGCACGCCCAGGCCCGCATCACTCATGGCCGCCGCGCGATCCGGCGCAGCCCAGAGCCCGCCAACCTGCGCGGCCAACTCTCCGGCGTCTGCCACCTCGGTCAGCGCTCCGGCCTCCCGCAACTGCGCGGCGATCTCGAGGAAGTTGAACAGGTGCGGGCCGCTGAGCACAGGCTTGCCCAGGGCCGCCGGCTCCAGCAGGTTATGGCCACCATTGGGGACCAGGCTGCCCCCCACGAAGGCGATGTCCGCCAACGCGTAGAGGAACAGCAGCTCGCCCATGGTGTCACCCACCAGCACCGCGTCGGATGCCGCCACCGGGGCACCGGTCGAGCGGCGCACGGTCGCCAATCCTTCACGGCGACACAGCTCGAACACCGGACCGAAGCGCTCAGGATGGCGCGGCACCAGGATCAGCAGGGCATCGGGCCGCTGCGCCAGCAGGCTCTTGTGGGCGGCGAGCATGATTTCGTCCTCGCCGGCATGGGTACTGGCGGCAATCCACACTGGCCGCGCCCCGGCAGCCCATTGGCCGCGCAGTTCGGCGGCACGTTGCAGAAGCGCCGGGTCGATGCGCAGGTCGTACTTGATCGAGCCGGTCACGCCCACGCACTCCGGGCGCGCACCCAGGGCACGGAAGCGTTCTGCTTCCGCCGCGGTCTGCACCGCGATCCAGCTCAGCTCGGCCAGCATGGGCGCGGTGAGCTTGCCGAAACGCGCATACCCCCGCGCGGACCGCTCGGACAGGCGGGCATTGGCCAGCACTACCGGAATGCCACGACGGGCGCACTGGTGGATGTGATTGGGCCAGAGTTCGGTTTCCATGATCACGGCCAGCTTCGGTCGCACCCGGTCAAGGAAGCGCGAGGCCGCCCAGGGCAGGTCATAGGGCAGGTAGCAGTGCTGCACCCGGTCGCCGAACAGGGCACGGATGCGCTCCGAGCCGGTCGGTGTCATGCAGGTGATAGTGATAGGCAGGTCGGGATGGCGTTCCAGCAGGGCGCGGACCATGGGGGCTGCGGCGATGCTCTCGCCCACAGACACGGCATGGACCCAGATACCGTCAGGCTTGACTGATGGCAGGCCAAAGGCAAAACGCTCGCCGATGCGCCGCGCATAGGCCGGCGCACGCCAGGCGCGCCAGGCCAGGCGCAGGGCCACCAGCGGCAGGCCGAGATGGAACAGCAGGGTATAGAGGGTGCGATTCATGGGCGCGGAGCTTAGCGTGACTC is part of the Pseudomonas lalkuanensis genome and harbors:
- a CDS encoding oxidoreductase, with translation MSSATFPHLFEPLEIRGKRLKNRIMSSGHDTSMPADNLVNEQLIAYHSARARGGVGLIVLQVAGVHDSARYTSHVLMATDDACIEGYRRLADACHAEGTVVLSQVFHPGREIMESSDGLLTVAWSASASPNERFRVMPRALDQGMIDEIVAGYGAAARRLCAAGLDGVEIVASHGYLPAQFLNPRVNRREDGYNGDLDARLRFIREVIQAVRANCPDDFIVGMRISADERDPEGLTEDESLAAALALQGQLDYLHLVAGTSASVGGAIHIVPPMAIEAAYLAPTAGSFKARLDIPLFVTGRINQPQEAEAILARGQADVCGMTRALICDPQMPNKAATGRSDDVRACIACNQACIGHFHRGYPISCIQHPETGRELIYAQSNPATERKHVMVVGGGPAGMKAAAVAARRGHEVTLYEAGNQLGGQVLLAQLLPRRAEFGGAATNLQREMELAGVQVVRNVRVDRALVERERPDLVILATGARPYWPPFERGGELQVVDAWQVLRDEVQPGRSVLVTDWRGDWIAPGIAERLARNGHQVRLAVNGTHCGESLPLYVRDQMAGELHKLGIPITPYARLYGCDDSTVYMMHSACGEPMLFEDVDTLVLCQGHQPVDDLGSTLQGLVEFRRIGDCLAPRSVEEAIYEGLKVAWDI
- the waaA gene encoding lipid IV(A) 3-deoxy-D-manno-octulosonic acid transferase; translated protein: MNRTLYTLLFHLGLPLVALRLAWRAWRAPAYARRIGERFAFGLPSVKPDGIWVHAVSVGESIAAAPMVRALLERHPDLPITITCMTPTGSERIRALFGDRVQHCYLPYDLPWAASRFLDRVRPKLAVIMETELWPNHIHQCARRGIPVVLANARLSERSARGYARFGKLTAPMLAELSWIAVQTAAEAERFRALGARPECVGVTGSIKYDLRIDPALLQRAAELRGQWAAGARPVWIAASTHAGEDEIMLAAHKSLLAQRPDALLILVPRHPERFGPVFELCRREGLATVRRSTGAPVAASDAVLVGDTMGELLFLYALADIAFVGGSLVPNGGHNLLEPAALGKPVLSGPHLFNFLEIAAQLREAGALTEVADAGELAAQVGGLWAAPDRAAAMSDAGLGVLKANQGALERLLGGIARLL
- a CDS encoding ABC transporter substrate-binding protein, which gives rise to MRQSFVPHLSKRPHPCSVPASSHAGRLLAGLALACSLGSVQAADSMVVVGYGGAGQKALSDAFFKPFAKASGAPLAEGEYNGEMARIKVMADTGSVDWDLVEIEAPDLVRGCEEGLFERLDWQRIGGVDQLIADAAQECGSATMVWSVALAYDAGKLAEAPKSWADFWDVQRFPGKRGLRKRAVYNLEFALLADGVKREDVYKVLATPAGVERAFAKLDQLKPHIQWWEAGAQPVQWLAAGDVTMTSVYSGRIAAAHQEGNKFAVVWPDSLYGMDYWAIIKGSKHVDRAHQLIAFINQADNQADYVKRIPYGPVNQQTFERLDPALTGWLPSAPQNMAQALPMDVEFWTDHGEDLEQRFNAWAAK
- a CDS encoding cupin domain-containing protein; its protein translation is MPRSRVPMEGTMSPSLPSPNANAESQFLGTRIRALRKRRGLTLTELAEQSKLTAGYISQLERNLAYPSIPALFNIARSLGVTIQWFFASEAPTSEADRGYVVRRNARTSLHYEDGITDELLSPQPLRQLEMLHSRFPPGTYSEESYSHEGEEAGYVLSGEFELWVGNRHFLLQEGDSFSFSSQEPHRYGNPGEKDALILWVITPPTF